One Nicotiana tomentosiformis chromosome 4, ASM39032v3, whole genome shotgun sequence genomic window carries:
- the LOC138910095 gene encoding uncharacterized protein, translating to MKGEKKPRHSREFSSTPSLGRDKPDAVASDFMIKGIISIRSRDALVLFDPGSTYSYVFSLFSPYLDFSRESLGSLVYLSTPVGDSVIVYRVYPSCVMTFRGYETRADLMLLDITDFEVILGMGWLSSCYAIFDCHATAITLAMMKFPRLQWRGTSISTSSQVITFLKARHMVENRCLAYLAYVRDIAVETPTIDSVLLGWELSIVIPSDLLGMPLERDIDFSIDLTPGIRPISIPPYRKSPKELKELKK from the exons ATGAAGGGGGAGAAGAAGCCTCGGCATTCTAGAGAATTCAGTAGCACCCCGTCTTTGggaagag ACAAACCAGATGCAGTAGCATCTGACTTCATGATCAAAGGTATAATTTCTATCCGCAGTAGGGATGCTTTGGTACTATTCGACCCagggtctacttattcctatgtgttttCTCTATTTTCCCCATATCTGGATttctctcgtgagtccttgggttcTCTTGTATATTTGTCCACaccagtgggtgattctgttattgtgtATCGGGTTTACCCATCCTGTGTTATGACTTTCcgtggttatgagaccagagcaGATCTTATGTTGCTTGATAttaccgactttgaggtcatcctaggcatgggCTGGTTGTCTTCATGCTATGCCATCTTTGATTGTCATGCCACGGCTATTACCTTGGCGATGATGAAGTTTCCTAGATTGCAGTGGAGGGGTACATCTATCAGtacatctagtcaggttatcactttcttgaaggctcgacatatggtcgagaatcGTTGTTTGgcctatctagcttatgttcgggatattgCCGTAGAGACTCCCACGATTGATTCAGTACTCCTGGGGTGGGAGCTCTCCATTGTTATACCTTCTGACCTACTAGGAATGCCACTAGAGCGTGATATAGATTTCAGTATTGATTTGACACCAGGCATCAGGCCTATCTCTATACCACCGTATCGAAAGTCtccgaaggagttgaaggagttgaagaaataG
- the LOC138910094 gene encoding uncharacterized protein: MGTAYEQIMEIAQSIEAKPDIVASDVVIKGIISIRSRDALVLFDRGSTYSYVSSLFAPYLDASRESLGSLVNVSTPVDDSVIVDRVYRSSFVTFCGYETRADTMLLDMIDFMVILGMDWLSSCYAVLNCHAKAITLAMLELPRLEWRGSSISISSRVISFLKARHMVENGYLAYLLMFGILP, translated from the exons atggggactgcTTACGAGCAGATTATGGAGATAGCTCAGAGCATCGAGG CCAAACCAGATATAgtagcctcagatgtcgtgatcaaaGGTATAATTTCTATTCGCAGTAGGGATGCTTTGGTACTATTCGATCGagggtctacttattcctatgtgtcttctctgtttgctccatatttggatgCCTCACGTGAGTCCTTGGGTTCTCTTGTGaatgtgtccacgccagtggaTGATTCTGTTATAGTGGATCGGGTTTACCGATCCAGTTttgtgactttctgtggttatgagactagagcagatactatgttgcttgatatgatcgactttatggtcatcctaggcatggactggttgtcttcGTGCTATGCCGTCCTTAATTGTCATGCCAAGgctattaccttggcgatgctggagttgcctagattggagtggagaggttcatcTATCAGTatatctagtcgggttatctctttcttgaaggctcgacatatggttgaGAATGGTTATTTGGCCTATCTTCTTATGTTTGGGATATTACCGTAG
- the LOC104098435 gene encoding uncharacterized protein — translation MIENGCLSYLAYVWDIAVETPTIDSVPLVRELSVVFPSDLPGMPLEHDIDLSIDFAPGTMLISIPPYQIAPNVLKELKKQLEELLAIRFIKPSVSPWDSPVLFVNKNDGSMQICIIYRQLNKVTIMNKYPLPRNDDFFDQLQGAKVFSKIDLRWLELPKDYDITILYHPDKANVVADALSRKAESMGSLIKALDSLCISGKRYRGVMRFGKEGKLSPSFIGPFEGLKLVEEVSYELALPPSLSGVHPCFHVSMLRKYHADRSHVLDYITVKLDESLGYEEEPVAIAARQVHQSRSKKISAVKFQWRGQQIEEAT, via the exons ATGATCGAGAATGGTTGTTTGTCTTATCTGGCTTATGTTTGGGATATTGCCGTAGAGACTCCCACGATTGATTCAGTTCCCCTGGTGCGGGAGCTCTCTGTTGTATTTCCTTCTGACCTACCTGGAATGCCACTAGAGCATGATATAGATTTAAGTATTGATTTCGCACCTGGCACCATGCTTatctctatcccaccgtatcaaaTAGCTCCGAATgtgttgaaggagttgaagaaacagcttgaggagttgctcgcGATTAGGTTCATCaaaccgagtgtgtcaccttgggattcaccagtattgtttgtgaaTAAAAACGATGGGAGTATGCAGATATGCATTAtataccgccagttgaacaaagttaccattatgaataagtacccgttgccgcgcaATGATGATTtctttgatcagttgcagggtgctaaagtgttctctaagatcgacctgag gtggcttgagttaccgaaggattatgatattactatcctttatcatccggataaggcgaatgtagttgcagatgccttgagcagaaaggctgagagtatgggtagtttg ataaaGGCCCTTGATTCACTTTGCATTTCTGGAAAGcgatacaga ggtgtaatgaggtttggaaaggaGGGCAAGCTGAGTCCGAgttttattggcccatttgaggggTTGAAGCTAGTTGAGGAGGTttcttacgagcttgctttgcctcccagtctatcaggagtccATCCAtgttttcacgtgtctatgctccggaagtaccatgccgacaggtcacatgtgttagactacatcACAGTtaagctagatgagagcttgggttatgaggaggagccagttgcaaTTGCTGCCAGGCAGGTCCACCAATcgaggtctaagaagatttcagcagtaaagttccagtggaggggtcaacaaatagaggaggcgacttag